The genomic DNA AGTCACTGAGAATGGTATTTTTGCTAACATCTAATTCTGCAGTAAAATGATTAAGTGAGAGCTCTTCTTGACTACTTAAGAGTTTCAATATAATAAGATAAACTCGTTGATGCTCTGAAATAACAGTTGTGTCTACAGGTAGACTTTCTTCTTTCCCATTCAGTTTCGTAAAGACTGATTGATCAATGATAAAGTGACCTTTTCTCGTTCTCTCCATGACTGGAAGGTTATGTGTCATCAGCCATTCATTGATTTTATTGAAACTGTAACCAAGCTGTCTCCGAGTGAGGTTATATTTCTTCTCCAAAGCCATGCTAGTTATACTTGGATTACTCATGAGCTCATCCAAAACTCTCTTACTTCGATCATTAAGTGACAACCATGAACCCCCTTTCAATTCTTATTGTATTACCTAACACCTATGTTTTGAATACGTTTTCATCCCAAATGAATGAACAGTTAATGTACATTATAGTGATTGACATCAAAAAACAAAGATGATGAACAAATTATATAGGTAATAGGAGCTGTTTTGCCATACGAATAAGTTAAATAAAAAATTTCCATAAAAAAAAGACACCTTTTTAAAGATGTCTTTTCCTACTTAAAACCATTTGTCCAAAAATCTAAGATACTTGAATCGCTTTCAAAATCAACGATGTTAACGTGCTGAATTGACAAACTTTAATACAATAGACCTTTGGGTTGCTCGGATCTAGTATGAATATAAGCAATTATGAAATTGATTCACTTAAGTAATGTATTATGGCAACTCGTTGCCTGCCGAAAGATAGATATCATACCATTCTTGCCTTGTTAATTCAATATCAGAGGCTTTTGCTACGTCAGTTAAACGTTGGGGATTCATCGTACCAACAACGGGCTGGATGTTGGCGGGGTGGCGTAGAATCCATGCTATCGCCATCGCAGAATCAGTAACGCCTTTGCTTTCAGCAAGTTCTTGTAGTTTCGCATTGACTTCCGGAAATTGCTCATTGCCGACAAATGGACCCTGAATCATTCCGTATTGGAACGGCGACCACGCTTGGATAGTCATATTGTTCAAGCGGCTGTAATCGAGAACGCTGGTGTCTCGGACTGTTGCTGGATCATGCCGCATGTTCACATTTAAGCCGGCATCAATCATCGGCGTATGCATGACACTAAGTTGCAGCTGATTCACGATCAAGTCTTCTTCAAGATATTTTTTTAATAATTCAATCTGCATCGGATTATGATTACTCACGCCAAAGTATCGAACCTTCCCGCTTTTCTTTAACTCAGAGAATGCTTCGGCAACTTCCTCTGGTTCAACTAAGGCATCCGGACGATGAAGCAACAGAACATCAATATAGTCGGTGTTTAGCCGCTTAAGGCTACCATCAACCGATTCAAGAATATGTTCTCTGGAAAAGTCAAAGAAACCATCGCGAATACCGCACTTTGTCTGAAGGGTCATCTTTTCCCGAACGGATGGATTCATGTCAATCGCGTCAGCAAACACTTCTTCCGACTTGCCACCCCCATAGATATCGGCATGATCAAAAAAATCAACCCCAACATCCACGGCTTTTTCAATCACGTTTGCAGCTTCTTTTTTGGACAGCTTATTCATACGCATACAACCTAAGGCTATTTCGCCCACTTCTAAGTCACTATTTCCTAATTTGATTTTTTTCAAGAGACAACACCTCTCTTTGTATGATGATGACATTTTAACACTTTGTTATGGATCGTTGAATCTCCGCATAAAAATGGTTACTTGACTTAACTGAAGGTCAGATTCATCGTTATATTTTACTATTCCGATAACTGGTCAATTTCTCTTTGCCAATTTATCTTATTTATTTTATACTACCATAAAGTTTTATATAAGTAGTAGTATATGTATTAGTTTGACAATTGTTTCTCCAAAATATGAATATATTGGAGAGGGACTCGAAGGCTTGTGGAACATGGAAACAAGCTTGGAATGAGTGCTATCTCATTCGAAATGAATGTATTAAAAAACTTCATTGGGGGATTGTATGGCGACAGCAGATGAATCTACAGATGCTAGTATGAAGAAAGCAACAATTGCGACTGCAATGGGGAATTTGGTCGAATGGTACGAATATGGCGTCTATAGTTATACTGCGGGGATCATCGGCGCTCAATTTTTCCCGCAAAGCAGTAACACGGCAACTTTTTTATATGCCTTTGCGGTATTTGCCCTTTCATTCTTTTTGAGACCACTGGGGGGCATGATTTTTGGATCGATTGGAGACCGATTGGGTCGAAAGAAAATATTGACGATAACGATTGTCTTGATGTCGGCCTCAACAGCCGCAATTGGTATCATTCCGACTTATGGATCGATTGGGTTAACTGCGACATTCCTGCTGATTCTGATGAGAATGTTACAAGGTCTAGCCGCGGGCGGGGAATACGGAGGGGCGACCGTTTTTATGAATGAATCCGCACCCCATCGCCGCCGTGGCCTATTCACTAGTTTCCTTGAGTCAGGTGTTTTACTTGGATACACCATAGGGGCCGGATTTGTTGCATGTCTCACTTTTTTCCTTAACCCTGATGACATGTCAGCATGGGGATGGCGGATTCCCTTTATTTGCTCCTTACCTTTAGCATTGACTGGGATGTACCTTAGGACAAAGTTAGATGACACACCTGTTTATACTCAAATGAGGGATAATCATGCGCTGTCACAAACACCTCTTCGGGAAATGTTCCAAACGGCGCGAAAGCCACTTCTCATCGCCTTTTGCTGTGTTTCATTTGCAAATGGAGCTTATTATACACTGTTAACTTATCTTCCTTCTTATTTTGAAACGGAAATTGGGTTATCCGCAGGTGAATCTTTGACAGTGACCATGGTTGGTATGATATTTATGATGCTTCTCATCCCAATTGTTGGTATGCTTAGTGATCGATTCGGAAGAAAACTATTTATGATGTCTGCAACTGTGTTAACGATGCTTACGGCCATATCTATCATATCCTTTGTTTCTAGTGGGTCACCGGCCGGTCCGATCGTTGGCTTCTTATCCTTAGGGATACTGGTTTCACTCTTTGTTGGAGCGCACCCTTCTGCGCTTCCACCGTTATTTCCGAATCGTGTTCGAAATAGTGCCTATGCTTTTTCTTACAATGT from Tuberibacillus sp. Marseille-P3662 includes the following:
- a CDS encoding MFS transporter — translated: MATADESTDASMKKATIATAMGNLVEWYEYGVYSYTAGIIGAQFFPQSSNTATFLYAFAVFALSFFLRPLGGMIFGSIGDRLGRKKILTITIVLMSASTAAIGIIPTYGSIGLTATFLLILMRMLQGLAAGGEYGGATVFMNESAPHRRRGLFTSFLESGVLLGYTIGAGFVACLTFFLNPDDMSAWGWRIPFICSLPLALTGMYLRTKLDDTPVYTQMRDNHALSQTPLREMFQTARKPLLIAFCCVSFANGAYYTLLTYLPSYFETEIGLSAGESLTVTMVGMIFMMLLIPIVGMLSDRFGRKLFMMSATVLTMLTAISIISFVSSGSPAGPIVGFLSLGILVSLFVGAHPSALPPLFPNRVRNSAYAFSYNVSTAIFGGGAPFIITSLKSLNGSPLMPAFFLMFTAIVAIIAIVIMPETAKQRINTEKTDNKKLGQI
- a CDS encoding aldo/keto reductase; the protein is MKKIKLGNSDLEVGEIALGCMRMNKLSKKEAANVIEKAVDVGVDFFDHADIYGGGKSEEVFADAIDMNPSVREKMTLQTKCGIRDGFFDFSREHILESVDGSLKRLNTDYIDVLLLHRPDALVEPEEVAEAFSELKKSGKVRYFGVSNHNPMQIELLKKYLEEDLIVNQLQLSVMHTPMIDAGLNVNMRHDPATVRDTSVLDYSRLNNMTIQAWSPFQYGMIQGPFVGNEQFPEVNAKLQELAESKGVTDSAMAIAWILRHPANIQPVVGTMNPQRLTDVAKASDIELTRQEWYDIYLSAGNELP